CGGCCAGACGCTGCGCAGCCTGGCGGCGAAGGGCGCCGAGGAGAAGGTGGACAAGCTGCTGGTCCAGGCCCGCGACGAGCGGGTGGAGGGCTGGGAGCTCATCCTCTGCAGGGACAACTCACCCACCACCTTCGCCTTCCGCGCGCGGCCCCATGAGGGCGGCGTGCTGATGGTGGGCAGCCTGGTGCCGGAGGACTACGGCAACGCCCTCAACCAGGTGAGCGCCTCGCTCAGCGAGGTGTCCACCCTCCACCGCGAGACGGAGCGCCAGCAGCGCGAGCTCAAGCGCCGCGCGGAGGAGCTGACGCGCCTCAACCGCGAGCTGGAGGAGTCCAACCGCGGCGTGCGCGTCCTCCACACCGCCCTCGACGAGAAGGCGGAGAGCCTCCAGCTCGCCTCCGAAATCAAGAGCCGCGTGGTGGCCAACGTCAGCCACGAGTTCCGCACCCCGCTGCACTCCATCCTCGGGCTGTCCAAGGTGCTGCTCAACCCCATCAACGGCACGCTCAGCGGCGAGCAGGAGAAGCAGGTCCAGTTCATCCGCAACTCCGCGGAAGCCCTCTTCGAGCTGGTGAATGATTTGCTGGACCTCTCCAAGATGGAGGCCGGCAAGACGACGCTGCGCCACAGCCGCTTCGTGGTGCGCGACGTGCTGAGCGCGCTGCGCGGCATGATGAAGCCGCTGCTGCCGCCGGACTCGCCGGTGGAGCTGCGGCTGGTGGAGCCCGAAGAGGCGCTGGAGCTGGAGACGGACGAGTCCCGGCTGAGCCAAATCTTGCGCAACCTGGTGTCCAACGCGGTGAAGTTCACCGAGTCCGGCCACGTCACCGTGGCCGTCACCCCGGGCCCGCGCGACACCGTCATCTTCACCGTGCAGGACACGGGCATCGGCATCGCCCCGGAGAACCACGAGCGCATCTTCGAGGAGTTCTCCCAGGTGGACAGCCCGCTGCAGCGCAAGGTGAAGGGCACCGGCCTGGGCCTGCCGCTGGCGCGCAAGCTGACGGAGCTCCTGGGCGGCACCCTCACCGTGCAGAGCAGCCTGGGCCATGGGGCCACCTTCACCGTCACCCTCCCCCGCGTCCACACGGAGGTGGCGGAGATGACGGGGCTGACGACGCGCAGTCAGCAGCTGGACCCCACCCGCGCCCCGGTGCTGGTGCTGGAGGACGACCGGCAGACGCTCTTCCTCTACGAGAAGTACCTGGCGCGCTCCGGCTTCCAGGTGCTGCCGGTGCGCAGCACGGAGGAGGCCCGGCGCGTGCTGGAGCGCGTGCGCCCCGCCGCCATGGTGCTGGACGTCATGCTGGAGGGGGAGACGAGCTGGAACTTCCTCGCGGACATGAAGAACGGCGAGTCCACGCGGGACATCCCCGTGCTCGTCGTCACCGTGACGGACCGCGAGCAGAAGGCGCGCGCGCTGGGCGCCGACGAGTTCTGGCTCAAGCCGGTGGATGAAGTCCGCCTGCAGAAGAAGCTCCAGGCCATGGCGCGCAGCGGGCCGGTGGAGCGGCTGCTCCTCATCGACGACGACGACGTGCACCGCTACCTGCTCAAGCAGCTGCTCAAGGATTTGCCCTACGTGCTGCTGGAGGCCTCCGGCGGCAAGCAGGGCGTCCAGATTGCGCGCGAGCAGGCCCCGCACCTCATCTTCCTGGACTTCGTCCTCCCGGACATCACCGCCTTCGACGTGCTGGACGAGCTGAAGGCGGACCCTCGCACGCGGGAAATCCCCGTCATCCTCCACACCTCGCACGAGCTGAAGGAGGACGAGCGCACGCGCCTGGCCCGGGAGACGGCCGCCATCCTCGCCAAGCACACGCTGAGCCGCGAGGTGGCGATTACGCGCATCCGCGATGCCCTGGCCAAGGCAGGCCTGGGTTCCCACTCCCTGCTGGAGGGTAGCCGCCGTGGTTGAGCCCCGACTGGCCACCGTCCTCAACGTCAACGACGACGACGCCAACCGCTACCTCGTCAACCGCATCCTGGAGATGGCGGGCTACAAGGTCCTGGAGGCCGCCACCGGCATGGGGGCGCTGCTGATGGCGGAGCAGCACCGCCCGGACGTCATCATCCTGGACGTGAAGCTGCCGGACATCAGCGGCTACGAGGTCTGCGAGCGGCTGCGCGCCAACCCCGGCACCGCGTCCATGGCGGTGCTGCACACGTCCGCGACGTTCGTCACGTCGGACAAGAAGGTGCGCGGCCTGGATGGCGGCGCGGACGCGTACCTCACCCAGCCCTTCGAGGCCGCGGAGCTCATCGCCACGGTGAAGTCGCTCTTGCGCCTGCGCCACGCGGAGCAGGCCGCCCGCCTGCGCGCGGACGAGCTGGTGGAGATGGACCGGCGCAAGGACGAGTTCCTCGCCATGCTCGCGCACGAGCTGCGCAACCCGCTGGCCGCCATCATGACGGCCATTGGCATCCTGGAGCGCAAGCCCACGGACGACGCCAAGGAAGCGCGGATGCGCGGCATCATCCACCGGCAGACGAACCACCTGGCGCGGCTGGTGGACGACCTGCTCGACGTGAGCCGGATTACCCGCGACAAGGTGGAGCTGCGCACCGGCCGGCTGGACCTGCTCGCCGTGCTCCAGCAGGTGCTCCAGGTCAGCCGCCAGCAGGCCGAGTCCCGCGGGCTGGGCATGGAGATATCCCTGCCCCACGGCCCGCTGTGGGTGAACGCGGACGGCACCCGGCTGGAGCAGGTCTTCACCAACCTGCTCGACAACGCGACGAAGTACACCGACAGCGGCCACATCTCCCTGCGGGTGGAGAAGGAGGGCGTGGACGGCTCGGCGCGGGTGGTGGTGCGGGTGAAGGACACCGGCATCGGCATCCCCGCGGACGTGCTGCCCTACATCTTCGAGCTGTTCGCCCAGGCGGACACCTCGCTGGAGCGCTCTCGCGGAGGGCTGGGCATCGGCCTGACGCTGGTGCGCAAGCTGGTGCGGATGCACGGCGGCGAGGTGCTCGCCCACAGCGAGGGCCCGGGCCGGGGCAGCGAGTTCGTGGTGCGGCTGCCGCTGCTGTCGGACCTGGCCGAGTCGGCGAACAGCAAGAAGCTCGTGGACGCGCGACGCGGGCGGCGCATCCTCCTGGTGGAGGACAACTCGGACGCGCGCCAGGCCATGAGGGACTTGCTGGAGCTGTGGGGCCACCAGGTGGCGGTGGCGCCGGACGGGCTGCAGGGCGTGGCGCTGGCGCTCACGCAGGCGCCGGAGCTGGCGCTGGTGGACATCGGCCTGCCGGGGATGGACGGCTACCGGGTGGCGCAGGAGCTGCGCTCACGGGTGGGCACGAGCATCCGGCTGGTGGCGATTACGGGCTACGGCGGCCCGGAGGGGCAGGACCGGGCGCTGAAGGCGGGCTTCGACCTGCACCTGGTCAAGCCCGTGAAGCCGGACGAGCTGGACCGCGTCCTGTCGAACCTGTGAGGCGGTGAGGGCCGCCTCGCGGCCCTCGGCGGGAGGCACGCTTCAGCGCCGTCCCAGCGCGTTGGCCACGAGGCCGAGCAGCTTCACCTTGGAGGGGTCCAGCTGGCGCACGGTGCGCAGCAGGCGCCGGACTTCCGGCCGCTCCTGGGGCGAGGGCGGCGGCTCCGCGGCGCGCGAGGCGGCGGCGCCGTGCGAGGCCAGGCCCAGCAGCTCATCCGCGGAGACGTGCAGCTCGTGGCACAGCTTCAGCAGCGTCTGCACGCTGGGCAGCATGCCGCCGCGCTCCAGACGGCCGTAGACCTCGGTGGCCACATCAATGCGTTCAGCGACGTCGGCCTGCGTGAGCTCCAGGCGGGTCCGGGCGGCGCGCGCCGCTGCTCCGATGGTGGTTGCGAGTTTCTTGTCCATGCCTTACCGACCCGAAACGTTTGGCCGCTGGCATAGGACGTATGGGGGCAGACAGACAGAACTTGCCGGGTCAGTCTCAAGTTGTTCACCCATAGGGTCACCGTGTCCGAGGGAAACTCCGGGGGTTCGGCCCCCCGCGCCGGGCGCACGGCTTCCTCGACGGAACACCCCTCTGGCGGGGCTTCCAGGAGTCACTCCCGCACGGGGAAGGGCTCCGGAGCGTGGACGACCTATAACGTTGGGCGGCAACTTTCCTACGGCTCCGGCAAGTCCTGCCGCCGGCTCCTCCCCGGAGGGTTGGCTCGGGCTCCCGGCAGGTGGATCTCCCGAGCCAGCCGGGCCGCTGCAGCGGTGTGACACATCCCATCCGCGTCGCAAGCCATCCGCGGAGCCTCGGCTCCGGGGCCACGGCCCGCCAGGGCGCCTCGGCCCGGGGCACTTCTTCGCGGCACGGGCACGCGCCCTCTCCGTCCAGCCCCGGCTCCGCGTGCCCTGGAGCGAGCAGGCGGGCGACGGCGGACCTGCTCGCACCACACGCCGGGTGTGCACGGCTGCGCCGAATCGGAACGGCGCGTGGTGCCAGGCGGGGAGCCGGGCCCATGAGCCTGAGCGCGACACGGGCAGGAGGGCTACGCTGGCGAGCGATGTCGCTTGGAAAGCGCAGCCTGCTGGTGAAGCTCTGTGTGGCGATGGGCGTCGTGGCGCTGCCGTTGCTCATCGTCATCCTCGGCTACGTGCTGCCGCAGCTCCGCGAGCAGCTGCGCGAAGACCGGGTGCGCGGGCTGCGTCAGGCGGTGGAGACGGCCTACGGGGTGCTGGAGGCGTACGAGGCACAGGAGCGGGCCGGGACGCTGACGCGGCAGCAGGCACAGACGCAGGCGTCCGCGCTGCTGGAGCGGCTGCGCTACTCGGGCGTGGAGTACTTCTGGGTCAACGACCTGGACACGCGGCTCATCATGCACCCGCACCTGCCGGCGATGCTGGGCAAGGACCTGAAGGGCTACCGGGACGTGCGCGGCCGGCCGGTGTTCGTGGACATCGTCACGCTGGCGCGCGCGAAGGGCGAGGGCTCGGTGGCCTACGAGGCCACGCGGCCGGGCTCTCCGGACCCCATTCCGAAGGAGAGCTACGTGAAGCTCTTCAAGCCGTGGGGCTGGGTGCTGGGGACGGGCGTGTACGTGGAGGACATCGACAAGGAGGTGGCGGCGGTGCGCCGGCGCATCCTCCTGGCGGTGGGCGGCGCGCTGATGCTGGCGGTGCTGGCGGGCGCATACGTGTCGCGGCGGGTGGTGAAGCCCGTGAGGGCGCTGGCGGACGCGGCGAACCGGGTGACGCGCGGAGACCTGGCCGTGAGGGTGCAGGTGGAGTCCACGGACGAGGTGGGCCGGCTGACGGAGGCCTTCAACACCATGGTGGCGGGGCTGCGCGAGGTGGTGGGGGCGCTGGTGGAGGCGGCGGGCGCGACGGCGGCGGACGCCGAGCGCATCCGCACGTCGGCGGAGACGCTGTCGCTCACCACGCGTGAGCAGTCGGAGTCGCTGCAGCGCACGGCGGAGGCGGTGCAGGGGATGAGCGCGCGGGTGTCGCAGGGAGCGGAGGCGGCGCGCACGGCGGCGGCGACGGCGGCGGACAACGGCGCGGTGGCGCGCGAGGGTGGGACGGCGGTGGGCCACGCTTCGCGGAAGATGGTGGAAATCGTGGAGGTGGTGGAGCGCTCGGCGCAGACGGTGGCGCGGCTGCAGGCGTCGGGGCGCGTGACGGGGGAGATGCTGCGGCTCATCCAGCAGGTGGCGGACGAGACGCAGATGCTGGCGGTGAACACGGCGATTGAAGCAGCGCGCGCGGGCCAGCACGGCAAGGGCTTCTCGGTGGTGGCGGGCGAGGTGCGCAAGCTGGCGACCCGCACGCGCGACGCGGCCGGGCAGGTGCAGTCGCTGCTGGGCCAGAGCGAGGCGGACACGGCGGCGGCGGCGGACCTGATGCGGCAGGGCACGGCGAAGGTGCGCGAGGGCATGGGCCTGTCCTCGGCCGCGGGTGACGCGCTGGAGCGCCTGGTGGCCGGAGTGCGGGAGATTGGCGCGCACGTGGAGCGGATGGCGGAGGAGAACACGCGCCAGTCCGCCTCGGGCGAGAGCCTCGCCGGGCGCATCCAGGCGCTATCGGTGCGCTCGACGGAGTCGGTGGCCGGGGTGCAGCAGATTGCGCGCTCCGTGGACGACCTGCGCGCGAGGGCGTCCCGGCTGAAGGAGCTGGCCGCGCGCTTCACGGCGCAGCAGCCCGGAGACACGCCGCGCAGCTGAGGAGGGAGTGCGCCCATCCCCTCGGGTATATCAGACCCCTGGCTACCCTGGACGTCGCATGGCGTCCGTCTATGACCTGATACTGCGGCGGCTGGTGCAGGGGCATCCCGACCAGCTGCTGCTCCTGCTCTTCGGCCCCAACGCGCCCACGCTGGTGCGTGCCGCCGACACCAGCCTGCCCCAGTCCGAGCGGCGCGCGGATGCGCTGCTCATCGTGGAGGCCCAGGGCGAGCGCTTCGCCGTGGAAGTAGAGGTGCAGGCCCAACCGGAGGCGGGCTTCTCGCGGAGGCTGCTGGACTACGCGGTGCGCGCGCACCTGCGCGAAGGCCTCCCGGTGCTGCCCGTCGCCCTGTACCTGCTTCCCGAGGCGGAGGGAGCACCCCCGCCCTACACCTTCGCCTGCGCCGGCCGGCGGGTCCTCTCGTTCGACTTCCTGGTGGTGCGGCTGTGGGAGGTGGACTTCTCCCTGCCCACCCTCCAGAAACCCGCCCTCCTTGCTCTCTCCGTCATGGAGCAGACGGCTGGACCCGAGCGGGCGACCTGGGCCGAGACCCGCTTGCGCCAGGAGGCGAGCCTGACCGAGGAGGAGCGGTTAGACTTGCTCGTGGTGCTGGGCGCCTTGGCCGCCCGTCGGTTTGGCAGTCAGTGGCTCAGCCAGTCGTTGAGGAGCGTCATGCTGGATTCACCTATCTGGGAAGAACTGCTGGCCGAGGAACGCGTGAAGTTGCGCGCTCAGATATCTGCTCAGGTATCCGCGCAGATATCTGCTCAGATATCCGCTCAGATATCCGCTCAGGTGCGCATCCAGGAGCGTGCCCGGACGTTGCTGCAATTCGCCAAGGCCCGGAAGCTCGTGCTCCCGCCTGAAGCCGAACAACGCCTCACGCAGATGGACGCCACCACCCTGGAGCAGCTTGTCGAGCTGGCCTTCAGCGAACCGGAGGCTGCCGCCAGGGCCCTGCTCGCCGCAGTCAGCCCACAGGGACACTGAACACCCATTTCCGCCATCGCTGAACTCCAAGCAAAACACGACTTCCTTGGGATATAAGAAGGACCTCCCGCCCCTGTCTCAGGAGCCGGAGCTGTCACTTCACCTCCTCTCCCCCAAGGAGTGCCGTGCATGCATCCGTTCCGTAAGCCGTTGGCCACCCTGACCGCCGCGCTGTCCCTGGTCGCTTGTGGTCCACAGGAGTCGCCTCCTCCCGAGACGCCAGCGGCCGTCGAGGACTCGCGCACGCCCGCCCAGCGCGAGGCCGAGCGCACCCCGTACGCGCTGGACGAAGCCTTCGCCCAAGCCGCCAGGGAGTTCGACGTCCCGGTCGACCTGCTCAAGGCCTACGCCTACGCCGAGACGCGGTGGGAGATGGTGAAGGGCCATGAGGAGTTCCCGGGCCTGTCCCCGGCGCACGGCCTGATGGCCCTGCGCGGCTCCCAGGTCTCCGAGGGCGCGCGGCTGACCGGACGCACCGAAGAAGCGGTACGCACCGAGCCCGAGGCCAACATCCGGGCCGCCGCGGCCCTGCTGTCCGCATACGCGGACGAGCTGCAGGTGGACCGCTCCGACGTGGGCGCGTGGGCCCCGGCCGCCGTGAAGCTCAGCGGCATCTCCAATCCCGACGCGCAGACGCAGTTCGTCCACCAATCCGTCTACAGCGTGATGCGCGAGGGCGCCGTGGCGCACACGCCCGACGGACAGGTGGCCGTGTCGCTGTCCCCCGCCGAAGTCGAAGCCCGGTTCGCCTCGCCCGGTGTGCAGGCGATGGCCGCGGGCCCGGACTACGCGGCCTCCATCTGGCGCCCCTCTAGCAACTACAACGCGCGTCCCGCGGGCACCGACATCTCGATGGTCGTCATCCACACCTGCGAGGGCGGCTACTCGGGCTGCTGGAGCTGGCAGGTGAACCCCGACTCCGACGTCAGCGCCCACTACACGGTGAACGAGAGCGGCAGCGAAATCACCCAGCTGTTGCGCGAGACGGACCGCGGCTGGCACGTGGCGGCCTCCTACGACTGCACCCTCAACGGCAACGTGAGCTGCGGCCTCAACGGGTCCTCCGTGAACAACTTCTCGGTGGGAATCGAGCACGCGGGCTACGCCAGCCAGTCGTCCTTCCCGGCGGGGCAGATTGACGCCTCGGCCAAGCTCACGTGCGACATCACCCGGGACCGCACGGTGGTGCGCGACAGCTACCACATCGTCGCGCACGGCCGGCTGCAGCCCTACAACCGCACGGACCCGGGTCCCAACTGGCCGTGGACCACGTACATCAACAAGGTGAAGTCGTACTGCGGGGACACCACCTCCAGCACCATCATCGACAGCAACAACGCCAACAACGACACCTCGAAGTATTACGTCGAGCTGGCGGGCACCAGTTGGGTCTCCTCCACCAACGTGGGCGGCTACTACGGCTCGGGCTACTACGTGGCCCCCACCGCGGCGGTGTCGGAGCCGGTGACGTTCTGGTTCAACCTGCCGGCGGCGGCCACCAAGACCGTGGATGGCTGGTGGACCTCGGCCACGGACCGCTCCACCGAGGCGCCCTTCAACGTGTTCAATGCGTCCGGCACCAAGCTGGGCACGGTGTACGTGAATCAGCAGACGGGCGGCGGCAACTGGAACACCCTGGGCACCTTCAACTTCTCCGCGGGCTGGAACAAGGTGCAGGTCAGCCGGTGGACCGGGGCCGCGGGCTATGTCGTCGCGGACGCCGTCCGCATCCGGTAGTCCCGCGCCAGGCCGCTAGAAGATCCAATGCTGGGGCGGCGCCTCCAGCGGCAACTGGCTGGCGCTGACATTCCAGCTGACGACCCGGTTGTCAGGGTCGAAGCCAATCGAGGTCACCTCTTCCGAGAATACGACGGGCACGGTGAGGGTGCCCGTCGTGGGATGCAGCCCGAAGTCGACGGCGACGTCCAGCACCTGGGTGGCCCCCTTCAGCCGAATCACCACCTTGACCGGGTAGACCTTTCCAGGCTGGAGGGCCGACTGCGTCACCGTCAGCCTCAGCGCTCCGTCGCTTCGAACGGCGTCCGCCTGGAAGGTGGGCCAGTCCGCTTCGCCCGTGCCATGGACCCAGGCGTCGAAGTAGTCGTCCAGGTCCTCTCCTGACTCTCGCTCCAGCGCTGCCTGCAGGTCCGCGACGCTGCGTGCGCCGGGAGGGCCGGAGAGGAAGTCCTGGATGGCCCGCACGATGGAGGCCTGCCCCCCGGGGAGCAGGTCCTCGAGCTGCACGAAGAAGAGCATCGAGCCGGTGCCATACGTCTCTCCCGCGAACACCAGGAAGGGCACCGGCGTGTCGGATGTCCCGGGGTAGTGCAGCGCGGTGCGTGCCACACGGTCCCAGTGCGCCCGTGTCCTGGCCGCATCCGCCGGCCACTTCGACAGCTCATGGACATAGGTGAGGTACTCGGCGATGCCTTCCTTCCAGGAGAAGTCATTCGCGCGCTCCAGGGTGATGCGGTTCCCCGCCCACTGATGGACGATTTCATGCATGAGGACATGGCGCGTCATGTCCGCATATTCCCTGTTGGGGAGCTCCGGCAGGGTGTCGCGCAGGATGATGTTGGCGGGATGCTCCATGCCCAGCCACTGGGTCGGCGCCCCCGCGATGCGCAGCTCCGGTCCGTAGGGAAGCGGGCCCAGCAGGCCCTGGATCCACCTCAGGAAGTCGGCGATGTCCGCCTTCGAGAGTGACGTGGCGAGCCGGCCACCCTGGGTCTCGAAGAAGATGAGCTTCGTGCCATCCACGTCGAGCCATTCCGACCTTCTCCAGCCGGGGTTCGAGGCGATGGCGAAGGCGGAGTAGGTGGGCGCGGGAGTCTCCAGCAGCTCGCAGCGTGTCCGGGTCACGCTCACCTGGGTTCGCCGGCCCGGGCACAGCGTGTGTTCGCCGTCGGCATGCACCACGTCGAAGACGAAATGGGCCTGGCTCGCGGGCGCGTCATTGCACGGGCCGAACCGGTCACACTGCTCGACCCAGCCCAGCAGGTACGAGAAGGGATTGCCCGCGGAGTCCTGGGTGCGGGAGAAGCCGACGGGCGTGTACTCGTAGGTCTGCTCCGGGACGAGGAAGCGGCTTCCGAGTGCGAGCTGCCCCTCGGAGAGGGGCTCACCGCAGACACGGAGCGAGCCGTCCACCGGCTCGACATGAGCGGGGGCGGTGTCATTCCAGCGGAGCTCGCTGACTCCCGTGGGCGCATCCAGCGTCACGCAGTCTCCGCCTGGAGCCGCCACGTCGAGATAGGCCGTCGACCGGGCCTCGCGTGTTCCGAGGTCGAAGGCGTAGTGATACGCCCGGACGTTGGCCGGAATCTCGCCAGGAAGGACGACAGGGGGCGCCTCGTCATCGCAGCCGGCCGCGGCCAGGCAGAGCGTGGCGAGCGCCGCGGCGACACACAGCTTGCGCATCCAGCAGGGAAACGGCGTCGAGGACACAGATGCACTCCAGGGAAGGCGCCGAGGAGGTTAGGCCATCCAGCCGCGGCACGCAGGCTCACAGCGGGTGACGACGGCATCACAACGAAGCCCGGGCGCATCACCCCTGGAGGGAAGACGGAACGCCCAAGCCGGGCTGCCCGCCTTCTCTCATCACACAGAGGGGTGCGGACATGGGACTGCTCGACAAGTTGAAGAACGCGGCACACACGGTATCGGGCGGCGCAGCGCGCGTTTCCCTGGAATACGAGCCCAGCGTGGCACTTCCCGGAGACGTCGTCTCCGTGCGCCTCACGGTCAGCTCCGCCGGCGCGCAGGTGAAGTCAGGCGGCGTCTTCGTGGACCTGCGTGCCGTTGAAACGGTGCGCCTGCCCTCGGGCACGCAGAGCGGCGTGAGCCTTCAGACCAGCAAGAGCTCGTACACCAGCTTCGAGCAGCAGTTCGCCATTGCCCCCACCTTCACGCTTGCTCCCAACGAGACGAAGGTGTTCGAGGGTCAGGTGCGCCTGCCGTCCAACGTCGAGCCCTCCTTCATGGGCCACTACGCCCAGCACGAATGGGCCATCCGCGGTCGCCTCGAGATGACGGGCAACGACCCCGACTCGGGCTTCTCCGCCATCCGCGTGGGCGCGAAGGGCTGACCTTCACCGGACGGCAGAGCCCTACCTCGTCTTTCGTGAGGTCAGCCGAGCGGGAAAGCGCTCCTCGACGCCGGGCAGGAACAGGGGCCGACCTTCGCGGGCGGCCTGGATGGCCAGGCGGAAGTCGAGGTCGCCATAGCGGTCGAGCACCGCCGGGTCGAAGAAGCCTCCTCCGTCCCCTTCCCCTTCGTTCTCGATGTCCGGCTCCAGCGTCTCCCAGCCTCCGCGCGGCGCGTAGACCAGCGAGCGCACCCCTCCGTCCGCATAGAAGAAGGCCGTCGCCCCGAGGAAGCTCGCCCTCGCGCGGAGCTCACCCGTGGCGCTGAGGACGGCGTTGTGGTCCCCGTACTGGCCGAAGAGCCATTCGTCCACGAAGACCGAGCCTTCGACGAAGACCCGCGCCCCGTTGCCGAACGAGAGCGTGCGCGCATGGACGTCTCCCCGGACGATGACGAGCCCGGGGAGATACTCGTAGGTCCACAGGTCGAGGTGGCCGGACGTCTTGAGGGAACCGTCGACCAGGACGACATAGGGGCCTTTGCCCGTATCGATGTCTCCGGAGCCGTCGACGCCCCCGTCGATGATGCGAAGCTTGCCGGGAGGCGGGCCGTTGGGGCGCTCGAACTCATGGAGCTCCCCCTCCCACCGGTGAAGGTGGAGGCGGGAGTGGAGCTCCGCGAAGGTCGTCTCCCGGCCAAGGTCGTCGAGTCTGTCGGTCGTCACGAAGCGCAGCCTACCCCTGGGAGTGAGACCGGGAGCCCCAAAGTCGATTGCCATGAAATTATAGGTCAACCGACCTATAACCAGGTTCAACGGGCGTGGCCGTGCCGCGCCGGGGCCTGGAGAGCGGAATGAAGTCCGAGGGAAGCGTCGTGCTGGTGGGGGGCTATGGCGTGGTGGGAGCGCAGCTCGCCCGGCTGCTGCGGGAGCGGCATCCGGACCTGCCGCTGGTCATCGCCGGACGTCGGAGGGAGCCCGCCGAGCTGCTGGCGGGACAGCTCGGCGGGGCCGAGGCGGCGGTGCTGGACGTGCGCGCGGAGCGTCCGTTGGCCGGACTGGCCTCGCGGCCGCGGGCCGTCGTGTCGCTCGTCAACGACCCGGAGGACCGCCTCCTGCTGTCGGCCGCGCGAGACGGAGTGCCGGTGCTCGACATCACCCGCTGGACGTCGCGCATGAAGACGGCGGTGCTGCGGCTCGCGGGGACGGCCTCCCGCGCGCCCGTGCTGCTCAGCTCCGCGTGGATGGCGGGGCTCGTGCCCAGGCTGGTCGCCGCGTCGGCGCCACGGCTGGGGCGCCTCGAGCGCGTGGAGGTGGGCATCCGCTTCTCGCTCACCGACGCAGCCGGCCCGGACTCGCTGGAGTACATGGACCGGCTGGGGCTGTCCTTCGAGGTGACGGAAGGCGGAGCAGAGCGGTGGGTGGTGCCGCTGACGGACGGCCGGCGGGTGACCTTCTCCGACGGGCGGCACACGCGCGTCTTCCGGCTCGACACGCCCGAGCAGGCCACGCTGCCAGTGGTGCTGGGCGCCAGGACGGTGGCGACGCGGCTGGGGTTCGACTCGGGGGCCGTCACCTGGCTGCTCGCGGCGCTCCAGCGGCTCGGAGTCGTGAAGCTGCTCCAGCACCCGCGCCTGACCCGGCTGCGCCGCGCGCTCATGGCCAGCAATGGCACGGGCGGTGTCGCGGCGTGGGTGGCTGACGTGGAAGGAGCGCGGGGCCGCACGCGCATCGAGGTCGTGGACCCGCGGGGACAGGCGCACCTCACGGCGGTGGGGGCGCTGCTGGGCGTGGAGCGCCTGCTCGGGCTGGATGGCGCGCCCCCGCCCCCGGCCGGCGTGTGGTTCCCCGAGCACGAGCCCCGCGCCGAGCACGCGCTGGCGGCCCTGCGGGCCTGCGGCGTGGAGGTGCGCGTCGAGGAGCAGCTCCAGCGGGAGGCGGCCTGATGCCACGCACTCCACGAGCAAAGTCCGCACGGCTTCCCTCCGCGCGGCCCCGCGAGGGGACGGCGGTCCATGCCAAGGGCCACGAGCGGGTGGAGTCCATCCTCGAGGCGGCCACCGACACGCTGGTCGGGGACGGCTACGCGGGGCTCACCCTGCGCGAGGTGGCGCGGCGCGCGGGCCTGAGCGTGGGCAACCTTCAGTACTACTTCCCCACGAAGCAGGACGTGGTGCGCGCCCTGCTCGCGCGCTACCTGGAGGAGGCCACGCGCCGGGTGCGGGCGCGCGTGGACGGCGGGGGAGCCCTGCCGGAGGAGCGGCTCCGGCGCGCGCTGGATGCGCTGCTGGAGGACCAGGAGTCGCCACGCCACTGCCAGCTCTTCGCGGAGCTGTGGGCCATGGCAGCGCGGGACGCGATGGTGGCCGACGCGCTCGCCGTCTTCTATGGCGGCTTCAGGGCGGGACTCGTGGAGCTGCT
This DNA window, taken from Pyxidicoccus xibeiensis, encodes the following:
- a CDS encoding TetR/AcrR family transcriptional regulator translates to MPRTPRAKSARLPSARPREGTAVHAKGHERVESILEAATDTLVGDGYAGLTLREVARRAGLSVGNLQYYFPTKQDVVRALLARYLEEATRRVRARVDGGGALPEERLRRALDALLEDQESPRHCQLFAELWAMAARDAMVADALAVFYGGFRAGLVELLGELAPDLPPARRERRAALLVAFFEGLSLFRGGGGLRGASVPGLEQELRALLEEASRPRPG
- a CDS encoding M1 family aminopeptidase, yielding MSSTPFPCWMRKLCVAAALATLCLAAAGCDDEAPPVVLPGEIPANVRAYHYAFDLGTREARSTAYLDVAAPGGDCVTLDAPTGVSELRWNDTAPAHVEPVDGSLRVCGEPLSEGQLALGSRFLVPEQTYEYTPVGFSRTQDSAGNPFSYLLGWVEQCDRFGPCNDAPASQAHFVFDVVHADGEHTLCPGRRTQVSVTRTRCELLETPAPTYSAFAIASNPGWRRSEWLDVDGTKLIFFETQGGRLATSLSKADIADFLRWIQGLLGPLPYGPELRIAGAPTQWLGMEHPANIILRDTLPELPNREYADMTRHVLMHEIVHQWAGNRITLERANDFSWKEGIAEYLTYVHELSKWPADAARTRAHWDRVARTALHYPGTSDTPVPFLVFAGETYGTGSMLFFVQLEDLLPGGQASIVRAIQDFLSGPPGARSVADLQAALERESGEDLDDYFDAWVHGTGEADWPTFQADAVRSDGALRLTVTQSALQPGKVYPVKVVIRLKGATQVLDVAVDFGLHPTTGTLTVPVVFSEEVTSIGFDPDNRVVSWNVSASQLPLEAPPQHWIF
- a CDS encoding golvesin C-terminal-like domain-containing protein; the protein is MHPFRKPLATLTAALSLVACGPQESPPPETPAAVEDSRTPAQREAERTPYALDEAFAQAAREFDVPVDLLKAYAYAETRWEMVKGHEEFPGLSPAHGLMALRGSQVSEGARLTGRTEEAVRTEPEANIRAAAALLSAYADELQVDRSDVGAWAPAAVKLSGISNPDAQTQFVHQSVYSVMREGAVAHTPDGQVAVSLSPAEVEARFASPGVQAMAAGPDYAASIWRPSSNYNARPAGTDISMVVIHTCEGGYSGCWSWQVNPDSDVSAHYTVNESGSEITQLLRETDRGWHVAASYDCTLNGNVSCGLNGSSVNNFSVGIEHAGYASQSSFPAGQIDASAKLTCDITRDRTVVRDSYHIVAHGRLQPYNRTDPGPNWPWTTYINKVKSYCGDTTSSTIIDSNNANNDTSKYYVELAGTSWVSSTNVGGYYGSGYYVAPTAAVSEPVTFWFNLPAAATKTVDGWWTSATDRSTEAPFNVFNASGTKLGTVYVNQQTGGGNWNTLGTFNFSAGWNKVQVSRWTGAAGYVVADAVRIR
- a CDS encoding saccharopine dehydrogenase family protein: MKSEGSVVLVGGYGVVGAQLARLLRERHPDLPLVIAGRRREPAELLAGQLGGAEAAVLDVRAERPLAGLASRPRAVVSLVNDPEDRLLLSAARDGVPVLDITRWTSRMKTAVLRLAGTASRAPVLLSSAWMAGLVPRLVAASAPRLGRLERVEVGIRFSLTDAAGPDSLEYMDRLGLSFEVTEGGAERWVVPLTDGRRVTFSDGRHTRVFRLDTPEQATLPVVLGARTVATRLGFDSGAVTWLLAALQRLGVVKLLQHPRLTRLRRALMASNGTGGVAAWVADVEGARGRTRIEVVDPRGQAHLTAVGALLGVERLLGLDGAPPPPAGVWFPEHEPRAEHALAALRACGVEVRVEEQLQREAA